In the genome of Pelagibacterium nitratireducens, one region contains:
- a CDS encoding peroxiredoxin, translating to MAILIGDTAPDFTAQTTEGEIRFHDYIDGSWAVLFSHPKNYTPVCTTELGYTAKLKPEFEKRGVKVLGLSVDKIEDHEGWARDIEETQGTALNFPLIADDGTIARQYDMIHPNADNTLTVRSVFVVGPDKKVKLKLEYPASTGRNFDEILRVIDSLQLTASHQVATPVNWKNGEDVIIVPAVTNEQAKEKFPEGWNEVKPYLRIVKQPGA from the coding sequence ATGGCTATTCTGATTGGCGATACGGCCCCCGATTTCACCGCGCAGACGACGGAAGGGGAAATCCGGTTTCACGATTATATCGATGGAAGCTGGGCGGTGCTGTTTTCGCACCCCAAGAATTACACCCCGGTCTGCACGACCGAGCTCGGGTATACCGCCAAGCTCAAACCCGAATTCGAAAAGCGCGGCGTCAAGGTGCTGGGGCTTTCGGTCGACAAGATCGAAGACCACGAAGGCTGGGCCAGAGACATCGAGGAAACCCAGGGCACCGCGCTCAACTTTCCGCTGATTGCCGACGATGGCACGATCGCCCGCCAGTACGACATGATCCACCCCAATGCCGACAACACGCTGACGGTGCGTTCGGTCTTCGTTGTGGGGCCGGACAAGAAGGTCAAGCTCAAGCTCGAATATCCTGCTTCGACGGGCCGGAATTTCGATGAAATCCTGCGGGTGATCGACAGCCTGCAACTGACCGCCAGCCATCAGGTGGCAACGCCGGTCAACTGGAAGAACGGCGAAGACGTCATCATCGTCCCGGCCGTCACCAACGAGCAGGCAAAGGAAAAATTCCCCGAGGGCTGGAACGAGGTCAAACCCTATCTGCGCATCGTCAAGCAGCCGGGCGCCTGA
- a CDS encoding DUF2799 domain-containing protein encodes MQRLLIVCAALFAALLLASCATLSQEQCEAGDWRAIGFNDGADGRPADRISSHAEACSEYGISVDNALYQTGRTEGLRVYCRLSNAERKGRSGERYFGVCEGELGVAFARVHAAGREVFNLEAELNSLDSEIDAKLAELRRGDPTPEQVAALTRELTILQTERRVLELRVRSADQSLSALRRQEENRLSQVGIAY; translated from the coding sequence ATGCAGAGACTGTTGATTGTGTGCGCAGCGCTTTTCGCTGCTCTGCTTCTCGCATCATGCGCGACCCTGTCCCAGGAACAATGCGAGGCGGGCGATTGGCGCGCCATCGGATTTAACGATGGCGCCGATGGCCGCCCGGCCGATCGCATATCGAGCCATGCCGAGGCCTGCTCCGAATACGGCATTTCTGTTGACAATGCGCTTTATCAGACCGGTCGTACCGAGGGCCTGAGGGTCTATTGCCGCCTGAGCAATGCCGAGCGGAAGGGACGGTCGGGCGAGCGCTATTTCGGCGTTTGCGAAGGCGAGTTGGGCGTCGCCTTTGCCCGTGTTCATGCAGCGGGCAGGGAGGTGTTCAATCTCGAGGCCGAACTCAACAGTCTCGATAGCGAAATCGACGCCAAGCTGGCCGAACTCCGCCGCGGTGATCCCACGCCCGAACAGGTTGCGGCGCTGACGCGGGAACTAACCATACTGCAGACCGAACGCCGCGTGCTCGAACTGCGTGTGCGGTCCGCCGACCAGAGCCTGTCAGCGCTGCGCCGCCAGGAGGAAAACCGGCTCTCCCAGGTCGGTATTGCGTATTGA